taGATAATAAACTACTATAAATGTAATTGTACAAAAATTATCTATAATAACTTCATTGTGAATTATTGTTGTGCTAGatataagttttaattttggccatgtaataaaaaattaagttcgtTTTCAAAAATGGAATTCTCTTACATACCATACTCTATGAACTTGTATACCcatgatatattgatatttgtctctttattatttagtttgctttatataaaaaaaaatatgagttATGTATGAGATTAATAAAGACAATAATATACTCTTCAATGTTCAAAATTTGAGTGACTAATGCACACTATACCTAAAAATGTTAGTTAATCATGAGATGAAATCCTcaactattaaaataatatattccaACTTTACATTTTATATTTGTAGCATTAACACATAACTTAGAAGCCTGGTGTAAATCAGTACGTGCGTATGGGAGAGAAAATAATCTGCATCCTATACATCAATTTTAGAGGAAGTTACTGTTTATccaaaaaattgttaaaaataaaatacaattactgattataaaatattaatcctTGGAAAATACTtaacagtaaatatatattttcaaaaaatatcttagagattgaattttgatacaattttttgtaagtataattataaaaataagatattattatatttaaaatttggtaatttttcattaagtattttttataatttatttttaacaaccaataatacttttaaaaaatcacaaaacaatatacttaacaaaaaatcaccaaattttaagaataataatatctcatttgtTAATCATACTTACAAAAAATCGCATAAAAGTTCAATTtctaatgtattttttgagaaatacatatttaatgttagttTTTTTGCAATATCatctaacattaaatatgtatttctcaaaaaataaattagagattgaattttgatacaattttttgcaaacatgattaaaaaaaatattattatcctTAGAATTTGGTGGTTTTCATgcagtatatatttttttgttaacaactaataatacttttaaaaaatcacaaaaaatatacacttttgaaaaaaaaacaaattataagaataatatttcattttttttaattatgcttGCAAAAAATCACATCAAAAGTCAATCTCTAaaacattttttgaaaatatatatttactgttgCACATTTTTGtcgtattttaaaattatttaaaaaaaattttgtccaTAGTAAAATTCGGATGCATTTTTGTCCGTGTTTAAATAATTTGGGGTGTTTTTTTAGTTAACTCAAAACCTGctgtaaaatattaaattaaattgtaaaAATTGTTATAACAAATAAGGgtctatagctcagtggtagagcatttgactgcagaTCAAGAGGTCACCGGTTCGAACCCGGTTGGGCCCTTTTTAttcctctttctatttattaattttggtttAACGAGTGTCccgaaaaagaaaaactaaataattattaactagTAATTCTTTTGGTAGGAAGCAATCATCAGCCGTCGTTATATGCACGAGTGTATAACAATGGACTTTTCAAGTTAACATGGAGCAGAATGCAGAATTCATATTCATTTCACGTGAAGAAGCTCATGGTCGATTATTAAGAGTATCGATACAAACTCCATATACAAGGAATATAATCTTCTAGAGATGGTGTATGAACACACTGAAAACAAATCGTCTTGCGGACTTATTGAACTTTAAGTTGGAGGTAGTTCTGGCAGAGAAAAGCAAACATGAAATTGGGATGAGAAAAATTGCACTGAGAATCCAATATTTCATATTTAGGAGACGAAATGGATACCCAAACAAGTTCTTACTTACGATTCAATTATAAAACTAAATCATCTTAAATAATGGAAAACTCGGCACATCCTTTCGAGTCTAGCATTTTACAGTAGTTGGCATATGGCTTATGCAATCAACAGCTAAAGACTTTGTTATATTGCACGGCAACTCAGAGCTGCTGCACGCAAGAGGCATAGCTTGATTGTTAATTGAACATAATTCCAGATACACCATACTTATTGAGCATGTAAAATCAATAAACCAAATCTTAGCTACATCGAATACAAATCCCAAAACTCGTGTTTTGTTTGATAATTCTAGCGCTCTATGAAATAAGTAGTTAACACTTAAACATCTACCCACAATACTAACTTCAGGACATTTTGATCCACACTTTGGCAAACGAAGCAATCAAGCAGATAAAATAACAGCTTGCGGGGAACTGCGAATTATTGATTTAGGTTATGCAGCCATGTTAACATAAAATGGGTCTTGAAATCTGATCACATTCATGTCAAAGATATAAACCATAAACGCAAACATTTCTACTATGAAATCTCAAAATGGTCACACCCATATTTTCCAAAGTACATACTTCATAGCACTAAAACTCATAAGGAGTCGccaatgtatataaatataaccAACCCAAAATGGAAAAACTACAATATCCATAAGAATAATAAACCCTAGATAACACAAAAATTGACCGGACAGAGCCTCTAGTCGAATAAGCTGAATCCCATATCATCATCACTCTCTTCTTGGGGTTCTTCctgtaaaattgcaagaaacaatAACGCATTAGAAAACCATAAGCTATATAGTACATAGAACAACACCGCCACCGCCACCGCCACTACCACCACAAATAATGAAttaccttcttcttctcctcagcTGCAGGAGCTGCTGctgcaccaccaccaccaccggcAGCGGCAGCAGGGGCGGCTGCAACAGCAACTGGAGCCCCACCTCCTCCACCGCTGGCTATCAAATCCTCAACATTTCTCTTCTCAGCGAGTTTAGCAAATAAGCTGGGCCAGTATGACTCAACTGATACCTTGGCACTTTTCAAcaaggatgagatattttcagcCTAATAATAGATTAAGGAGATACACATCATCCTTGAACGAATTCATAATCATACCTACCAATCCAACTTACCCAAAACTTAAATTTACTCCAAATCAATTCAATCAAGTATCAATTAATCAACTGATAAAACAAAAATCAGATTATACCACATCCTATAACgtaatataactaaataaataataccCTATTTCAATCAGCAAACAAGATGTTCATTATGAATCCCAACGACAAAGTACTTCAATTGATCCAATATATcccaaaagaagaaaatataaccCTAGATTAATCAATTACTAGAACACACGCACAGGTAGCCCTAAATTAAAGGATGAGGAAGGATACAGTGACAGGGAGTTTGTCGTCGTGAAGGATCATAACGGCGTAACTGCAAGCAGCCTCAGCAATCGACATTTTCACACTACAGAAGCAAAGaaggaaacaaaaataaagattatATTCCGAAAACAAAAACAAGACCTTCGGAACAATAATGAAAATAGAAATGGTTTCGATGTATGGGATTGGATAAGAACTTACCCGGATAAAAGGAAATTGGAGAAGGTAGAGTGAAGAGTGGTTTCTCTGCAACGAAAATTTGGTGCGCGCCGCAACTGCAATGCGATTCTAGGGTTTCGAGGGTTTATTAAAAGCTACAACAGCAACCACCAATCGTTTATGCATTATATGGGCCTTTTGCAGTTTAGGCCCATTTCATATTTTTCACATTTCGTTTTACTAGGACAGCCCACCACAATTGGCCTAAAAATATCACAGActtgtttgtttttgtttttgaaactTATTCTCTAAGTCACTATATTTTGATATCCAAAAAGTCAAATACACAAGGCTCTAGATTTTGAGCAAACAAttcaaattttactttttaccaAATTTTGCAAGTACTAGTTTGATGTGCTACACGGAAcctattaatttttgtttcaacTTTTAAGTGGTATtgttaagtataattttttgtcatatactatttttttgaGTAATAGTATAtgaacaataaaatttattattttttattaatactaaatttttaaatattacattttaaatattaaattttaaattttaatagaataaaaataaagtactaATCTAAAGTGTTGACTAATATTTTTGAGAAATGTTAAAAGGTcatcagaatttatttttttgaccaTCAGATTgtttatcaatatttaaaaatatagaataaagtaTATTGTTGGATTACTATACTaaaagaattgaattgataacTAAGTGAtagctaaaaataaaaaatctgatagccttctaatattttttttgataaaaacattggctctctaatatttttttatttttttccatgtttttcttttcacttaaaaattatatgatgaaaaattatacttgaaaagaaaaagaaattaaaaaattaaaattctaatgaatgaataaatcaattaatcattTTAACAAGACATTAAAATTATTCTGTATAAGCATATGATATATCAGGATGAATATTAGAGTGttactaaaatttattgtttttttatagtaattaaTCAAGTGTGggttaaaaatatattgttggATTATTAACTAAAAAGAATTGGATTGATACCTAAAATTATCGACAAAGAATAATAAATTCGATTCGTcttctagtattttttatatcacAGCTTGTCAGCTTGAAATCAATAAAGAATTACAGTAAGTTAGTCTATTGCCACCAAAGAAAACTTCAAAGGAGAATTTGTGAACTTTACTAAGCAAAGCAAAGTGATAAATTTGGAAGAGATTAAGAATACTACGCATAGCATATTGTGAGCAACTCAGCCAGCAAACCATGCAGAATCTAAGGAGAGCAGGTCAACTAAGTACAAACTGAAACCTTTGTATGCATTCAGCATCCAACGTGCCGGCCTAGAAAACTATAAAGTCTGCACTGCACAACTCATTTTGCAGATTTTGGAACATATACAATTACAGACATTTCTCTGCGCATGCCTTAATTAGTAGCAATTCATGAGATTCAGGACTccgataatattaaattaacaaGACCCTAGacgtttatttttttagatatagataaaattttgaTGTAATATTCAGTTATTAGATTGTgcagtattttttaaaatgatgaCCATATTATCCAATAACTGAGtgttatacaaaaaaaattagccgaTCCCTGgaaccctttttctttttccctaaTACTGATCATgctcaaataatcaataatataaatcaatgataaaaataatctttAGAAAGTTTATATATCAATCATACTGATAGTATATATAGTAAAGTTATTTATTACCACGTGTCAAATTAGTTGCGCATTTAAAAATGATATATCTGCACTTTATTTAAACTAATAACAATGATAAGGAGTTAATAAAAGGATTAAATTTAACTCAtatttgaaaactaaattaacatatcaaaattttaaagatcaaattaatttatttacgatattttaaaaatattttacatattaaaatatattaaacttATTGTAAGTATAACAACCTTATTAATTAAGATTAGGTACTCCTGAAATACTCTAATTGAAATAAATGAAGGAAGAGTGAGTGATGAGAGTCACGTGGAGTGTCCGAAGACAAAATACGGTGAGAATTTTTTGATCAAGAAGATTAAGGGAGAGAGTGCGGAGAGGGCTGCATCAGGTGACAAGGAGGATTTTTAACAAGGTAATTTTAGGGTGGCTTTGAAAGTTTTATTCCGTGATAAGGTAGTCGGTTCTTCTAAATTCTTGGGGCTCACTAGGGTTGATGCCTTAGATGAGGATTCAATGGCGGTTATTACGGAGAAACAAGGCAGCCTAATGCCTCCAAAGACCAGGTTTTCTGAGGAGGCTAGAAACACTCTATCTGAACCCTACAAGGAGGCCATCATGATTAAAGTCCTTGAAAAGCATTTCAGTTATATGGCTTTGGTGCATAAACTGAAAGGTGTATGGAGACTTAAAGGAGACTGTGAAGTCTTGGATGTTggttttaattactttttagtCAAATTTGATATCAAGAAGGACAAGGAGAAGGTATTATTAGAGGGTCCATGGATGACGTTAGGGCATTACATTGCGGTTAAGCCATAGACTCCGAATTTTAAACTATGTGAGGCATCGTTTGGGGACACAATGGTCTGGATACGGATTGCAAGGTTGAGCATATGGTATTATCATGAAAAGGCCATGATGCAGATTGCTTGGCTATAGGCAAACCTGTCAAGGAGGATCTCGCAACCAAGTCGACAGAGAGGAAAAGTTTGCTAGGGCTTGTATACAAGTGAATCTGGGGCTGCTAGTTGTTCGGCGAGTGGTTGTTGACGACGTTGAATATAGTGTGTAGTATGAATCTATGCCATTGATATGTGAGAAGTGTAATTGTTTCGGGAATATAGCAAGAGAATGTAGCACACACATGGTTCCTTTGGTGGCTGTGGATGTACAGGAAGGACCAATTGTTCATGAGAGCCATCCGATGAATCAGAATCAgtagattttttaatttggaaTTGCATCCATTGATGCCACGGCAGTAGTGGATTCTACGAAGAAGATGCAAACAACTACATTGCATGAAAAAGCAGATGTGAAGAAGCTGTTGGACAGAGA
This portion of the Arachis duranensis cultivar V14167 chromosome 6, aradu.V14167.gnm2.J7QH, whole genome shotgun sequence genome encodes:
- the LOC107491903 gene encoding 60S acidic ribosomal protein P1-1, which gives rise to MSIAEAACSYAVMILHDDKLPVTAENISSLLKSAKVSVESYWPSLFAKLAEKRNVEDLIASGGGGGAPVAVAAAPAAAAGGGGGAAAAPAAEEKKKEEPQEESDDDMGFSLFD